A genome region from Bradyrhizobium commune includes the following:
- a CDS encoding phosphonopyruvate decarboxylase, with protein MHARADAADTAPNWHDDIFATLQRFDVRQVPYVPDAGHSKLIQRVLGSSSMRGIPLTTEEEGVALLAGAWTGGQRGVLLMQSSGVGNCINMLSLIPILRFPFLTLVTMRGEWGEFNPWQVPMGSTTQGVFELSGVKVLRASNAAEVPAVLEAAAAQAYNALTPTAVLLSQRLIGAKVFTK; from the coding sequence ATGCACGCCCGCGCTGATGCTGCCGACACGGCCCCGAACTGGCACGACGATATTTTCGCGACCTTGCAACGCTTCGATGTCCGGCAGGTGCCTTACGTGCCTGATGCCGGCCATTCGAAGCTGATCCAGCGCGTACTGGGTTCCTCCTCGATGCGCGGCATTCCGCTGACGACGGAGGAGGAGGGCGTCGCGCTTCTCGCCGGCGCCTGGACCGGCGGACAGCGCGGCGTGCTGCTGATGCAGTCGAGCGGTGTCGGCAATTGCATCAACATGCTGTCGCTGATCCCGATCCTGCGCTTTCCGTTCCTCACCCTCGTGACCATGCGCGGCGAGTGGGGCGAGTTCAATCCGTGGCAGGTGCCGATGGGATCGACCACGCAGGGCGTGTTCGAGCTCTCCGGCGTCAAGGTGCTGCGCGCCTCGAACGCAGCCGAGGTGCCGGCGGTGTTGGAGGCGGCCGCGGCGCAAGCCTACAACGCGCTGACGCCCACCGCCGTCCTGCTGTCGCAGCGCCTGATCGGCGCCAAGGTTTTCACCAAATGA
- a CDS encoding cytochrome P450, with product MNADAKELAVRFDLEKLTAEFYANPYPTYRALRENEPVKRLPNGTMFLTRYDDLVATYKNTKSFSSDKRREFAPKYGDTPLYEHHTTSLVFNDPPAHTRVRRLIMGALSPRAIAGMEGDLVKLVEGLLDAIAAKGRCELIEDFAASIPIEVIGNLLDVPHDERAPLRDWSLAILGALEPVVSPEAAARGNKAVTDFLAYLETLVARRRRKPGNPERDVLTRLIQGEGNGEENGERLTEKELLHNCIFLLNAGHETTTNLIGNGLVALDRNPDQKRRLIDNPDMIKTAVEEMLRYESSNQLGNRMTTEKVELGGVMLDAGTSVTLCIGAANRDPAQFPDPERFDVARTPNRHLAFATGAHQCAGMALARLEGAIAISRFLARFPNYAVSGEPVRGGRIRFRGFLSVPCSIG from the coding sequence ATGAACGCAGATGCGAAAGAACTGGCGGTCAGGTTCGATCTGGAAAAATTGACGGCGGAATTTTACGCCAATCCCTATCCGACCTATCGTGCACTGCGGGAGAACGAGCCGGTCAAGCGCCTGCCGAACGGCACAATGTTCCTGACCCGCTATGACGACCTCGTCGCCACCTACAAGAACACCAAGTCGTTCAGCTCGGACAAGCGGCGCGAATTCGCGCCGAAATATGGTGACACCCCACTCTACGAGCACCACACCACCAGCCTCGTCTTCAACGATCCGCCAGCACACACCCGCGTGCGGCGCCTGATCATGGGCGCGCTGTCGCCGCGCGCAATCGCCGGCATGGAAGGCGATCTCGTCAAGCTGGTCGAGGGCCTGCTCGATGCCATCGCCGCCAAGGGCCGTTGCGAGCTGATCGAGGATTTTGCTGCTTCCATCCCGATCGAGGTGATCGGCAATCTGCTCGACGTGCCCCATGACGAGCGCGCGCCGCTGCGCGACTGGTCGCTGGCTATCCTGGGCGCGCTGGAGCCGGTCGTATCACCTGAAGCCGCCGCGCGCGGCAACAAGGCGGTGACGGACTTCCTCGCCTATCTCGAGACGCTGGTCGCCCGCCGGCGCCGGAAGCCTGGCAATCCCGAGCGCGACGTGCTGACGCGACTGATCCAAGGAGAAGGGAACGGCGAGGAGAACGGCGAGCGACTGACCGAGAAGGAGCTGCTGCACAATTGCATCTTCCTGCTCAATGCCGGCCACGAGACCACGACCAATCTGATCGGCAACGGCCTCGTGGCGCTCGACCGGAATCCGGATCAGAAGCGGCGGCTGATCGACAATCCGGATATGATCAAGACCGCAGTCGAGGAAATGCTGCGCTACGAGAGCTCGAACCAGCTCGGCAACCGCATGACGACCGAAAAGGTCGAGCTCGGCGGCGTCATGCTCGATGCCGGCACGTCGGTGACGCTGTGCATTGGCGCGGCCAATCGCGATCCCGCGCAGTTTCCGGACCCCGAACGTTTCGACGTCGCGCGCACGCCGAACCGGCACCTTGCGTTTGCCACCGGCGCGCATCAATGCGCCGGCATGGCGCTGGCGCGGCTGGAGGGCGCGATTGCGATCTCGCGCTTCCTGGCGCGCTTCCCGAACTATGCCGTGAGCGGCGAGCCGGTGCGCGGCGGCCGCATCCGCTTCCGCGGCTTCCTGAGCGTGCCCTGCTCGATCGGCTGA
- a CDS encoding ion transporter, which translates to MNIDEIRERWADPLLTGLTALVMIMMFVVAPLQALGIFAFQASELVLALLLVVGIFVISGSPIAVVAMLIALVMIVTGAILRIRSPSILDLNLFAGSWFIVGITMALTVARAIFAPGRVTYHRVIGAVLFYLTVAVIFSALYTFIGSLVPSAFSGMKVEDSPALRAR; encoded by the coding sequence ATGAACATCGACGAGATCCGCGAGCGCTGGGCCGATCCTCTGCTGACCGGATTGACCGCCCTGGTGATGATCATGATGTTCGTGGTTGCCCCGCTCCAGGCGCTCGGAATCTTCGCGTTTCAGGCGTCCGAGCTGGTGCTGGCGCTGCTGCTGGTCGTCGGCATCTTCGTGATCTCCGGCAGCCCGATCGCGGTCGTGGCGATGTTGATCGCGCTCGTCATGATCGTGACGGGCGCGATTCTGCGGATCAGGTCGCCGTCGATCCTCGACCTCAATCTCTTCGCCGGCTCCTGGTTCATCGTCGGCATCACGATGGCCTTGACCGTGGCCCGCGCGATCTTTGCACCGGGGCGCGTGACCTATCATCGCGTGATCGGCGCGGTGCTGTTCTACCTGACGGTCGCGGTGATCTTCTCGGCGCTCTATACGTTCATCGGATCGCTGGTGCCGAGCGCGTTTTCCGGCATGAAGGTGGAGGACAGCCCGGCGCTGCGAGCCAGGTGA
- a CDS encoding potassium channel family protein: protein MIYFSFATLTTTGYGDVIPVHPIARSLCNLEAVFGQLYPATLLARLVTLEIAHRDQDS from the coding sequence GTGATCTATTTCAGCTTCGCGACGCTGACGACGACCGGCTATGGCGACGTCATTCCCGTGCATCCGATCGCGCGCAGCCTGTGCAACCTCGAAGCCGTGTTCGGGCAGCTTTATCCCGCGACGCTGCTGGCGCGCCTGGTCACGCTCGAGATCGCGCATCGCGATCAGGACTCCTGA
- a CDS encoding sugar phosphate isomerase/epimerase family protein, whose product MRDFSADHRWLSLNTATVRKQGDLIQIVEACARHGIRAIDPWRDQVASVGLDRAVRAVRDAGLDLSGYCRGGMFTSDASRRGEVRDDNRRCVDEAKALGAPCIVLVVGGLPQYSRPGSGASKDIIAARGQVEDALADMLDYARQAKLPLAIEPLHPAYAADRACVNTTKQALDICDRLDPGRSGMLGVALDVYHIWWDPELMGQIARAGKDRLLAFHVCDWLVPTRDILNDRGMMGDGVIDIKSARAAVEAQGFSGYSEIEIFSNDWWSKPMDEVLRTCIARHKTVV is encoded by the coding sequence ATGCGTGATTTCTCGGCCGACCATCGCTGGCTGTCGCTGAACACGGCGACGGTCCGCAAGCAAGGCGACCTCATTCAGATCGTCGAAGCCTGCGCCAGGCACGGCATCCGCGCCATCGATCCCTGGCGCGACCAGGTCGCATCCGTCGGTCTCGACCGCGCCGTGCGTGCGGTGCGCGATGCCGGCCTCGATCTCTCCGGCTATTGCCGCGGCGGCATGTTCACCTCCGATGCATCACGCCGGGGCGAAGTGCGCGACGACAACCGGCGCTGCGTCGACGAAGCCAAGGCGCTGGGCGCACCCTGCATCGTGCTGGTGGTCGGCGGCCTGCCGCAATATTCGCGGCCGGGCAGCGGGGCCTCGAAGGATATCATCGCGGCGCGCGGGCAGGTCGAGGACGCCCTGGCCGACATGCTCGACTACGCCAGGCAGGCAAAATTGCCGCTGGCGATCGAACCGCTGCATCCGGCCTATGCCGCCGATCGCGCCTGCGTGAACACCACAAAGCAGGCGCTCGACATCTGCGATCGGCTCGATCCCGGCCGCAGCGGCATGCTCGGCGTCGCGCTCGACGTCTATCACATCTGGTGGGACCCGGAGCTGATGGGCCAGATCGCGCGCGCCGGGAAGGATCGCCTGCTCGCGTTCCACGTCTGCGACTGGCTGGTGCCGACCAGGGACATCCTCAACGACCGTGGCATGATGGGCGACGGCGTCATCGACATTAAATCCGCGCGCGCAGCCGTCGAGGCGCAGGGATTTAGCGGCTATTCGGAGATCGAGATCTTCTCCAACGACTGGTGGAGCAAGCCGATGGACGAGGTGCTCCGCACCTGCATTGCGCGGCACAAGACGGTGGTGTAG
- a CDS encoding dihydrodipicolinate synthase family protein has product MNKPVQPMSSLSLKLPKADRSIEIYRLAASRTFPAKLEGPLNRIAFSAVHTVVDPFADNDPWLSVAVDWDKTIAFREHVWDLGLGVAEAMDTAQRGMGLDWPTSLELITRSVAAAKRRNALVFSGAGTDHLAVEDARTIDDVIRAYEEQVSAVEKVGGRIILMASRALAKIGRGADDYAKVYNRVLSQVREPVIIHWLGDMFDPALTGYWGTKDLDKAMDIAVAIINNNAAKVDGVKVSLLDKQREIDMRRRLDKRIKMYTGDDFNYAELIAGDSQGFSHALLGIFDAIAPAASYALSRLAAGDEAGFHDVLGPTVPLSRHIFKAPTRFYKTGVVFMAYLNGHQDHFTMAGGQESARSMLHLAELFRLADQAGLLANPELATQRMKTVLASHGVDS; this is encoded by the coding sequence ATGAACAAGCCCGTCCAGCCGATGTCGTCATTGTCGCTGAAACTGCCGAAGGCCGATCGCTCGATCGAGATCTATCGCCTCGCCGCCTCGCGAACGTTTCCTGCGAAGCTCGAGGGACCGCTGAATCGCATCGCGTTCTCGGCCGTGCATACGGTTGTCGATCCCTTTGCGGACAACGATCCCTGGCTCTCGGTCGCCGTCGATTGGGACAAGACCATCGCCTTCCGCGAGCATGTCTGGGACCTCGGCCTCGGCGTTGCCGAAGCCATGGACACCGCGCAGCGCGGCATGGGACTGGACTGGCCGACGTCGCTGGAGCTGATCACGCGTTCGGTCGCCGCCGCCAAGCGGCGCAATGCGCTGGTGTTCTCCGGTGCGGGCACCGACCATCTCGCGGTCGAGGATGCCAGGACCATCGACGATGTGATCCGCGCCTATGAGGAGCAGGTCTCGGCGGTCGAGAAGGTCGGCGGCCGCATCATCCTGATGGCGTCGCGCGCGCTGGCAAAAATTGGTCGCGGCGCCGACGACTACGCCAAGGTCTATAACCGCGTGCTGTCGCAAGTCCGTGAACCCGTGATCATCCACTGGCTCGGCGACATGTTCGATCCGGCGCTGACGGGCTATTGGGGCACGAAAGATCTCGACAAGGCGATGGACATTGCGGTGGCCATCATCAACAACAACGCCGCCAAGGTCGACGGCGTCAAGGTGTCGCTGCTCGACAAGCAGCGCGAGATCGACATGCGCCGGCGTCTCGACAAGCGCATCAAGATGTATACCGGCGACGATTTCAATTATGCGGAGCTGATCGCCGGCGATAGCCAAGGCTTTTCGCATGCGCTGCTCGGCATTTTCGATGCGATCGCGCCGGCGGCGTCCTACGCGCTGTCGCGGTTGGCGGCCGGTGACGAGGCCGGCTTCCACGACGTGCTGGGGCCGACCGTGCCGCTGTCGCGCCACATCTTCAAGGCGCCGACGCGCTTCTACAAGACCGGCGTGGTGTTCATGGCGTATCTGAACGGCCATCAGGATCATTTCACCATGGCCGGCGGCCAGGAGAGCGCGCGCTCGATGCTGCATCTGGCCGAGCTGTTCCGCCTGGCCGATCAGGCCGGGCTGCTCGCCAATCCCGAACTTGCGACCCAGCGGATGAAGACCGTGCTCGCTAGCCACGGTGTCGACTCCTGA
- a CDS encoding Gfo/Idh/MocA family protein translates to MTTQRLGLIMNGVTGRMGLNQHLIRSIVAIRDQGGVRLKNGDRVMPDPILVGRSAEKVEALAKQFNITRWTTDLDAALADKNDTMFFDAATTQARPGLLTQAINAGKHVYCEKPIATNFEEALEVVKLANAKGVKHGTVQDKLFLPGLKKIAFLRDSGFFGRILSVRGEFGYWVFEGGWQEAQRPSWNYRDEDGGGIILDMVCHWRYVLDNLFGNVQSVVCIGNTDIPERFDEQGKTYKATADDSAYATFQLEGGVIAHINMSWVTRVYRDDLVTFQVDGTLGSAVAGLTDCMIQARQATPRPVWNPDEKRLHDFYGDWQKLPDNVSYDNGFKEQWEMFIRHVYEDAPYKFTLLEGVKGVQLAECALKSWKERRWIDVAPIEA, encoded by the coding sequence ATGACCACCCAACGCCTCGGCCTCATCATGAACGGCGTCACCGGCCGCATGGGGCTCAACCAGCATCTGATCCGCTCGATCGTTGCGATCCGCGACCAGGGCGGCGTCCGCTTGAAGAACGGCGACCGCGTGATGCCCGATCCGATCCTGGTCGGCCGCAGCGCCGAGAAGGTCGAGGCGCTTGCCAAGCAGTTCAACATCACCCGCTGGACCACCGACCTCGATGCCGCGCTCGCCGACAAGAACGACACCATGTTCTTCGACGCCGCGACCACGCAGGCACGGCCGGGCCTCCTGACCCAGGCCATCAATGCCGGCAAGCATGTCTATTGCGAGAAGCCGATCGCGACGAATTTCGAAGAGGCCCTCGAGGTCGTCAAGCTCGCCAACGCCAAGGGCGTCAAGCACGGCACGGTGCAGGACAAGCTGTTCCTGCCCGGCCTGAAGAAGATCGCCTTCCTGCGCGATTCCGGCTTCTTCGGTCGCATCCTCTCGGTGCGCGGCGAGTTTGGCTATTGGGTGTTCGAAGGCGGCTGGCAGGAGGCGCAGCGGCCGTCCTGGAACTATCGCGACGAGGACGGCGGCGGCATCATCCTGGATATGGTCTGCCACTGGCGCTACGTGCTCGACAACCTCTTCGGCAACGTCCAGAGCGTGGTCTGCATCGGCAACACCGACATCCCCGAGCGCTTTGACGAGCAGGGCAAGACGTACAAGGCGACCGCGGATGATTCCGCCTACGCGACCTTCCAGCTCGAAGGCGGCGTCATCGCCCACATCAACATGTCCTGGGTGACGCGGGTCTATCGCGACGACCTCGTCACCTTCCAGGTCGACGGCACGCTCGGCTCGGCGGTCGCGGGCCTCACCGACTGCATGATCCAGGCGCGGCAGGCGACGCCCCGGCCGGTGTGGAATCCCGACGAGAAGCGGCTGCATGATTTCTACGGCGACTGGCAGAAGCTGCCGGACAACGTCAGCTACGACAACGGCTTCAAGGAACAGTGGGAGATGTTCATCCGTCATGTCTATGAGGATGCGCCCTATAAGTTCACGCTGCTCGAAGGCGTCAAGGGCGTGCAGCTCGCCGAATGCGCGCTGAAGAGCTGGAAGGAGCGGCGCTGGATCGACGTCGCCCCGATCGAGGCCTGA
- a CDS encoding ABC transporter ATP-binding protein: MNPATKPVDPQPGAHLRLVSDRAGDDASGIKLSGVSKTYRTRDGDVPSLRPLDFHINDGEFFVVVGPSGCGKSTLLKLISGLLPPTSGEILVEGEKVTKPHGNVGIVFQNALLLPWRNILSNVMLPIDMKRLPRDEYLARAKALLKLVGLEGFEKKLPWQLSGGMQQRASICRALVHDPRIMLMDEPFGALDALTRERMNVELMRIQRETRKTVLLITHSIPEAVFLADRVLVMTERPGAVAAIYDVPLPRPRSLDVMADPVFTELVQRIRKHFFSQGSLD; encoded by the coding sequence ATGAACCCTGCGACCAAACCAGTCGATCCACAGCCAGGCGCGCATCTTCGCCTGGTGTCGGACCGGGCCGGCGACGACGCGTCGGGCATCAAGCTGTCCGGCGTCTCCAAAACCTACCGGACGCGCGACGGCGACGTGCCGTCGCTGCGGCCGCTGGACTTCCACATCAATGATGGCGAGTTCTTTGTCGTGGTGGGCCCGTCCGGCTGCGGCAAGTCCACGCTGCTGAAGCTGATCTCGGGCCTGTTGCCGCCGACATCAGGCGAGATTCTGGTCGAGGGCGAGAAGGTGACGAAGCCGCACGGCAATGTCGGCATCGTGTTCCAGAACGCGCTGCTGCTGCCGTGGCGCAACATCCTCTCCAACGTGATGCTGCCGATCGACATGAAGCGGCTGCCGCGGGACGAATATCTCGCCCGCGCCAAGGCGTTGTTGAAGCTGGTCGGCCTCGAAGGGTTTGAGAAGAAGCTGCCCTGGCAGCTCTCCGGCGGCATGCAGCAGCGCGCCTCGATCTGTCGTGCGCTGGTGCATGATCCCAGGATCATGCTGATGGACGAGCCGTTCGGCGCACTCGATGCGCTGACGCGCGAGCGCATGAACGTCGAATTGATGCGGATCCAGCGCGAGACCAGGAAGACCGTGCTGCTGATCACGCATTCGATTCCCGAGGCCGTGTTCCTTGCCGACCGCGTGCTGGTCATGACCGAACGGCCCGGCGCTGTCGCCGCGATCTACGACGTGCCCCTGCCGCGTCCGCGCTCGCTCGACGTGATGGCCGATCCGGTCTTCACCGAGCTCGTGCAACGCATCCGCAAGCATTTCTTCTCGCAAGGGTCACTGGATTAG
- a CDS encoding ABC transporter substrate-binding protein: MKRWIGAVAAALMVFAAMPAQAADKVVLMLNWYVYGEHAPFYYGKAKGIYAAEGIDLEIQEGRGSAATTQAVAAKTADFGYVDVPTMMRAAIKGAPVIATGVLLQTSPMSAMGFADKNIRKPDDIKGKTVAITSADSMTQIWPLFLKKTGLKESDFTTVAGDGQTKLNAVINGQADLLLGYVMDQSMKIKDATGKDVFPIKFADYGINMVSSGIIANSDYVKANADLVRRFMSATTKAVEAAEKEPKAAAQSILDANPKGGKIDTLTQGFELTIPLYRTAETKSKRPFQVTDQNMTDTVNLMVEYGGLDAKAKENPRAFYTNDYLPKSGT, from the coding sequence ATGAAGCGGTGGATTGGGGCTGTTGCAGCGGCGCTGATGGTCTTCGCGGCGATGCCGGCACAGGCGGCCGACAAGGTCGTGCTGATGCTGAACTGGTACGTCTATGGCGAGCACGCGCCGTTCTATTACGGCAAAGCCAAGGGCATCTATGCCGCCGAAGGCATCGACCTCGAGATCCAGGAAGGCCGCGGCTCGGCTGCGACCACGCAGGCCGTGGCCGCCAAGACCGCCGATTTCGGCTATGTCGACGTTCCCACCATGATGCGCGCCGCGATCAAGGGTGCGCCCGTGATTGCGACCGGCGTGCTGCTCCAGACCTCGCCGATGTCCGCCATGGGCTTTGCCGACAAGAACATCCGGAAGCCCGACGACATCAAGGGCAAGACGGTGGCGATCACGTCTGCGGATTCCATGACCCAGATCTGGCCGCTGTTCCTGAAGAAGACCGGCCTGAAGGAGAGCGACTTCACCACGGTTGCCGGCGACGGCCAGACCAAGCTCAACGCCGTCATCAACGGCCAGGCTGACCTGCTGCTCGGCTACGTCATGGACCAGTCGATGAAGATCAAGGACGCCACCGGCAAGGACGTGTTCCCGATCAAGTTCGCCGACTACGGCATCAACATGGTGTCCTCCGGCATCATCGCCAACTCCGACTACGTGAAGGCCAATGCCGATCTCGTCCGCCGCTTCATGTCGGCAACGACGAAAGCGGTCGAGGCTGCCGAGAAGGAGCCGAAGGCGGCGGCGCAATCGATCCTCGATGCCAATCCGAAGGGCGGCAAGATCGACACGCTGACCCAGGGCTTTGAACTCACCATTCCGCTCTACCGGACCGCCGAGACCAAGAGCAAGCGGCCGTTCCAGGTCACCGACCAGAACATGACTGATACGGTCAATCTGATGGTCGAATATGGCGGGCTCGATGCCAAGGCCAAGGAGAATCCGAGGGCGTTCTACACCAACGACTACCTGCCGAAGAGTGGCACGTGA
- a CDS encoding ABC transporter permease: MAELKPQSAVSKMLNAAWVRPFLFLVFIVVAWDLAIRLFRIPAYQIPSPLDVVTVLRTDWPELLRQSWPTTYATVCGFILSALFGIPVAMLIAGSKTVESYVYPLLVFSQSVPKIAIAPLFVVWFGFGIIPKVISAFLLGFFPVVVSAVQGFKSVDPDMVDLARAMQGSRFQVFCAVNLPHALPAIFSGLKVSVTLAVVGAVVGEFVGSNSGIGYVMQRSIGTFDLPTMFAALVILALLGVILFWIVDRIEKLVIPWHVSQREDVIFAS; the protein is encoded by the coding sequence GTGGCTGAGTTGAAGCCGCAGAGTGCGGTGTCCAAGATGCTGAATGCGGCCTGGGTGCGGCCGTTTCTGTTCCTGGTGTTCATCGTGGTGGCCTGGGATCTCGCGATCCGGCTGTTCAGGATTCCCGCCTACCAGATCCCGTCGCCGCTCGACGTCGTGACCGTGCTGCGCACCGACTGGCCGGAACTGCTGCGCCAGTCCTGGCCGACGACCTATGCAACCGTCTGCGGCTTTATTCTCTCGGCCCTGTTCGGCATCCCCGTCGCCATGCTGATCGCGGGCTCCAAAACGGTTGAGAGCTACGTCTATCCGCTGCTGGTGTTCTCGCAATCCGTGCCGAAGATCGCGATCGCGCCGCTGTTCGTGGTGTGGTTCGGCTTCGGCATCATCCCGAAAGTGATTTCGGCCTTCCTGCTCGGCTTCTTTCCCGTCGTGGTCTCGGCGGTGCAGGGCTTCAAGTCGGTCGATCCTGACATGGTCGATCTTGCCCGCGCCATGCAGGGCAGCCGCTTCCAGGTGTTTTGCGCGGTGAACCTGCCGCATGCGCTGCCCGCGATCTTCTCCGGCCTGAAGGTCTCGGTGACGCTCGCCGTGGTCGGCGCCGTCGTCGGCGAGTTCGTCGGCTCCAATTCCGGCATCGGCTACGTGATGCAGCGCTCGATCGGCACCTTCGACCTGCCGACCATGTTCGCGGCGCTCGTGATCCTGGCGCTGCTCGGTGTGATCCTGTTCTGGATCGTCGACCGGATCGAGAAGCTGGTCATTCCCTGGCATGTCAGCCAGCGTGAGGACGTGATTTTCGCTTCTTAA
- a CDS encoding TetR/AcrR family transcriptional regulator, with protein MRLRILEAAKQEFSAHGLAGARVDRIAAKAGANKRMLYYHVGNKDDLYLAVLEGAYDKIRSEERGLDLEHLDPPEAIRRLIEFTWGYFLRNPEFLSLLQTENLARAKHLKRSTKVKSMHSPFVEMIRTVVRRGVASGDFQVAVDPVQLYISIAALSFFYLSNSATLSVIFGRDLLAKDAKDERLAHMAGLVLAALTGQSAELLEIVRPPKKRAVVAQTV; from the coding sequence ATGCGGTTGCGCATTCTCGAAGCCGCCAAGCAGGAGTTTTCCGCCCACGGACTTGCCGGCGCGCGCGTTGACCGCATTGCGGCGAAGGCCGGCGCCAACAAGCGCATGCTCTATTATCACGTCGGCAACAAGGACGACCTCTACCTCGCGGTGCTCGAAGGCGCCTATGACAAGATCCGCAGCGAGGAGCGGGGGCTCGATCTCGAGCACCTCGATCCGCCCGAGGCCATCAGGCGGCTGATCGAGTTCACCTGGGGTTATTTTCTCCGCAACCCCGAATTCCTGTCGCTGCTGCAAACCGAGAACCTCGCGCGCGCCAAACATTTGAAGCGCTCGACCAAGGTCAAGTCGATGCACTCGCCCTTCGTCGAGATGATCCGCACCGTGGTGCGGCGCGGCGTCGCGAGCGGCGACTTCCAGGTCGCGGTCGATCCGGTGCAGCTCTACATCTCGATCGCGGCGCTCAGCTTCTTCTATCTCTCCAACTCGGCGACGCTCAGCGTGATCTTCGGCCGCGATCTGCTCGCCAAGGACGCCAAGGACGAGCGCCTCGCGCACATGGCGGGCCTGGTGCTGGCGGCGCTGACGGGGCAGTCGGCGGAACTCTTGGAGATCGTCAGGCCGCCGAAGAAGCGGGCCGTAGTGGCGCAGACGGTGTAG
- a CDS encoding VOC family protein, whose amino-acid sequence MITGLDHVVALVRDIGAAKAAYQTLLGRAPAWQNSGEGADRVLFTLANMTIELIAPSGFSVAADRMRALLDDHEGVLASLCFRVADIGKTLRRLDRVALRPEPVAEVESSDAATGAALHWKRTRAATELTRGVRMFFLELAEERPKSVATDVAPIDGLDHVVITTEDSDRAAALYGARLGLDLALDRSHHDWGQLMFFRCGDLIVEVVRRPVAGGDALHDRLWGLSWRVADIEATRARLIAAGVEVSEVRNGRKPGTRIMTVRSGTCGIQTVLLERSPKPVE is encoded by the coding sequence ATGATCACCGGCCTCGATCACGTCGTTGCTCTGGTCAGGGATATCGGAGCGGCCAAGGCCGCCTATCAGACGCTGCTCGGACGTGCGCCGGCCTGGCAGAATTCCGGCGAGGGCGCCGACCGGGTGCTGTTCACGCTTGCCAACATGACCATCGAATTGATAGCGCCGAGCGGCTTCAGCGTCGCCGCCGACCGGATGCGCGCGCTGCTCGACGACCATGAGGGTGTGCTCGCCAGCCTGTGCTTTCGTGTCGCAGACATCGGCAAGACGCTCCGGCGGCTCGACCGGGTGGCCTTGCGGCCAGAGCCGGTCGCCGAGGTCGAGAGCAGCGACGCCGCAACCGGCGCGGCGCTGCACTGGAAGCGCACCCGCGCCGCGACCGAGCTGACGCGCGGCGTGCGCATGTTCTTCCTCGAGCTCGCCGAGGAGCGCCCGAAATCGGTTGCGACCGACGTCGCGCCGATCGACGGGCTCGACCACGTCGTCATCACGACCGAGGATTCCGATCGCGCCGCGGCGCTCTACGGCGCCCGGCTCGGGCTTGATCTTGCGCTCGACCGATCGCACCATGATTGGGGCCAGCTGATGTTTTTCCGCTGCGGCGACCTCATCGTCGAGGTGGTGCGCCGGCCCGTCGCCGGCGGCGACGCCCTGCATGACCGGCTCTGGGGCCTGAGCTGGCGCGTCGCCGACATCGAGGCCACGCGCGCCCGCCTGATCGCCGCCGGCGTCGAGGTCAGCGAGGTCCGCAACGGCCGTAAGCCCGGCACGCGCATCATGACGGTGCGCAGCGGCACCTGCGGCATCCAGACCGTGCTGCTGGAGCGCTCGCCGAAGCCGGTGGAGTAG